The nucleotide window GGGGAGGGACTGGTTCAATGTAATGCCCCAAAATTTAACTCCTTATTTGTTCATCTTCTGAAATTGTTGCACTGATTAAATAATGAGCTagtatcaaaagaaaaaaaagtgctaaaTCACAATTGAATATactttcaaacaaaacaaaacaaacccaaacaaccccaaacccttcAGGGCACAACTGCGTTTAAAAACCAGACGGGTGCagaggaggctggagaaggggGGGTTGCCTCCAGGTATTCAGTGCATAAATGGGGAGAATTTGTGTCCTTTTCCATAGAAATGTCAAGTATTGCAACACAACAGTTCTCTGTAGGGGAAGCAAGCTTTGTACCATCGCTCAGACTTGGCCACAACCACTCTGGGGTTGGAAAGCTCCTTTgcagactctttttttttttttttttccttatttccattTGCTATAAAAGCCTGGAGTagctttgaaaacaaagggTGCAGACTTACCCTGCTGCAAGGCTCCTCGCACTGGAGGCAGTTATTTCCAAGAATTTGGCATTTTCTACTGTTCACCCAGAACTGAAGGAGATTTAAGTACCATTAGAGATGTGCACACCACTCCCACTCCTAAGACCTTCTACTGTGCTCCTTGCCGGGCTGCGTGGATTCTCAGTAAATAAGGACATTTGTTTggtctttgtttggtttttttttttccctcatcaaAAACCCGCAGTGCTACATTTAAACCATGAAACTGGATTTGCTCTGTAGgatttcatgtttaaaaaaaaattatatatatatttatatatatatatatgaaaaaagaaaaaaagcaacgGGTCGCAAGGTGTTTGTCTCCAGCTAGAAAAGGTGACATCGCCCTCCAAAGTCTCAACTTTCCTTTTGCTaggaaggcagagagctgcTTTCCTCAGCTGGGGGCTGGGATCCCTTTCCCCCCTCTGCTTTGGGATCCCTCCCTGAGCACCCACTCCGAGGCAGACACCAGATGGAGATGATCTTCGTGTCAGCAGGCCACTGCTTCTTAGGTCTCTGCCCCGTTACTACAATTCCATGGTGGAAGACAGCTGCCCGGAGATCAGCTTTTCAGAggcaaacagaaaggaagataaTGGAATGAATGATTTCCaactcagacaaaaaaaaaccaaaaacccaagtGCTGGGAAAGATGAGGCACACGGCCAGGAGATGAGACACAACCGTGAGGGTTATGGACACACAGCAGAAGCTTTGTAGTTTAGGCAAGGGCTGCCCAGGTCACCCTTAGAAAGGCACATGCTCCAGGGACCTGGTTTTAGGAGGTGCTGAGGAACCTTTCTGCCCTTCCTGGCAGAAAGCAGGGGGGGACTCAAAAGCTCAGACCTTCCAAAgtcaggtgtgtgtgtgggcaACTGCACAGTATAAACACACAGGAACTGCACTACCATTGGTATTGTTAATTCAGTTTCTCTTTGAAGGACACAGAAACCCTGGGGGCACTCTTACAGCTTGGAAAGGTGCTGATCAAACCCAAGCCCAGCCTCTCACAGCACCTCAGACACAGCAATATTCTGCTGTCCACAGCTGGCAGGATGGCACCACAGCACCTTGGGCACCCACAGGGTGACTGCCAGGTCTGGGGTCTTCAGACAGGGGAGTGCTGGCTCTGTggcatataaaatatttgtattagactgacctttccttttttttttttttttttttgctttaagacAACCCTTTCAGGCCTTTCACTTGGATTCTTACTAAAGAAGCCCTTATTTTGAAGTCAGTTTGCTGCTCCATGCCATCAACCCACAACTGATTCAGGAGATCAAACTCATTCCTGAGAAAGAGCTAAATAAAGATTTTGAAACATCAGATTTCACTGCAAGGCTGAGGAAACAGAAGCTGGGAGGCAACAGCTCTACAGCTCCAGCAATACCCAAACAAGCTGATTCTACCCCTTAAATACCAGGTACAAATAAATCCAGGGCTGCTCTTCTGACCTCTCCACAATGATGCCAACTGGTGACTGCAAAGGGAGGTTTGGGGTAAATTCTAAAAGCTATTTTGGAAATGGAGCTTTGCTGGAGACCCAAGTGCACCCTCTTGCCCATTTACATCTCAGATGACACCCCACCACATCACCAGAGatgagcagggctgctgcccacCTCTCTCTAACACAGACCCACCAGCTCTCCAAAACCAGGCTGCCAGAGGACTCTGCCAAGATCCAAACCCCCTGGTGAGCTCAGTTACACATCAGcccctgctgggctgcagcccctctcctgctgccccctctgctcagcctgcCAGGAGCTGATTGGGAACCAGGATGTGGCTCTGCTGAGAGCTTGGGGTTTGCTGCCACGGTGTGGAAGTTGCAGTGTCCTGAAGCTGCTCTGCAAACAGAGCCAGCCCCTCACCCCCAAGAGGTAGgtaagaatcacagaaagggttggaagggacctcaaaagaccATTTAGGCCaactccccctgccagagctgtACATCCCCATCCTGTCTGTGGGGAAACAGAGGCAAAGAGAGGTGAAGCTGCTTGATGCACAGCAGGTAAGGAGAAGCAGCACCTTTCCTCATCAGAtcatcctccttctcctcagtTTCATCTCAGCTTTGCAAATGCAAGCCAAGGAAGCAGGGGTAGGGTAGGACCATGGGTGGCTTGCTGGGGTTTTCTCAGAGTCAGGAAGTGCTGTGTGGCTTTCCCAGACCTGTCCCAACTCTGCTCTGACCTGTGCCAACTCCCCTGTGGTCTCATGCAAACAATTCCTAGTTATAttctggaaggaaaagctgcttctactaagaaacagaaagaaggatGTTTCCCCCAGAGGGCAAACATGCACACTGGAGAAACAGCTGGACAAGCAGATGTGCCCACTGACTCAGGGCCATCCCTAAGTGAAGCCCTCACTCTCCTGACTGGAGGGTGACAGATGTTTCAAGATCCCCATAGCCCTCATTGTGCAATGCTTTTGTAGATTGAAAACAAACTCTGGGATCAGCAGCAGACTGATTTCAATCATATTTCTCCCTTCAGCAAACAAAGTTCCTCTGCAGTTGCAGAGCTCTGTCTGTGTTATCAGACCTCTCTGACACCTTTCCTTCCCAACATGTGCCTTTAAAAGCTTAACCTCTTCTCAATCTGCTGAGTGAGAACTACACCCATAGCTCATGTGAGGTCTAGTGAGTGTAAACAAGGACtatgggagggaaaaaaacaactctacAGGGGACTGAAAAGCATGCAACCaaaccagcacctccagcagggAACCAGCACAGTGCTCCCATCAGGGCAGGTTTTCTGCTCCAGGCTTTGAGGGGAGAGACTGTGGGCAAGGATTCCCACGAGGAAATCAAGTGAACGTGTGTTATTTGCAGCCAGCATCACAGTGGTTAGTGTTGGTTGGGATGGCAGGTAAGAAGAGGGGTGAGTTCACTGGACAGTGCACAGCTGTGGctcagctggggaggagaaggtgtAGGAGGAGGGAGTGTGTGCACCACAGAGACACGAGGCCTCTGCAAGTCCAAAGATAAGAAGGTggagtagaaaaaaaacaacaaaaaaagaaaaaataggcCTGGGGAGTGTCCCCAGGGATTCACAGTGCCAGAGCAAGGGGAAAAGATGTGAAAATGGCAGGTGGCTTCCAGGATCCACAGCTCCGAGTGCCCCAGCCTGCGTCCCTCTGCACTAACAGCGTTACCCTTGTTTCCGAGTAAGGAGAATTCACAGTGTTCAGCAGTGATCAGGTACAAAAGCTGTTTGTAAGTCTACAGTCTCCTaagtgctgctgcctctgtcGCAGTGCCTAGGTGGGgctcagtgccagcagctggaggaagagggagTTTTAGAAGAGCAGAGAGATCAGATGGCAAAGGCACGGTTAGACTGGGTGGACACGGGGTGTGTGGTTTTGCTTTAGAAGATAGTGGTCTCATACTTAGTGCTGAGGGTCCTCTTGGAGTCCTGTTTGGGGTCCACGACCCAGGAGACACTGGCATGAGACTGGGAGTCTTGGTCCAGTTCAGGAGGCTCCAGCTAGAAcacaaaggagagaaaggagaggtcAGGTCACCCGTGCTTCTGGGACAGAATGAGGTGGAGGCTCTGAGCATGGAGAGGTGGCTGCTCTGCCTTAAGCCCATCCCAAAAATGcgtgcagggaagcagcagctctcactgGGGTGGCATTTAAGTCCTTCACCACCAGACCATGTCTAGCCACCTCAGTCTCAACCCAGCACCCTGAGGTGACCTCCTGAGTCAGGCCCTGTGACTGCTAGTGACAGCTTTGCCTCACCTCACCAACaagcatgaaagaaataaaccagTGCCATACAGATGGGACACGTGGGgaaaaacaggaagagagagagagagaggcaggtGAGCTGCCACTTGATATCTTTTCCTGACCAAGCAAAGCTCTTTCAACTTGTCCTCCTAAATCAGGATCCGACAGGAAGGTTAACACCACCAGAAAGAGCCAGGCAGCCAGGTGAGAGCTGTCACCCTCCatcagcagggacagcaggagcCCTTTGTCCCCAGGGtggggacacagccctgggagggagcagggaggggagagaggagcgaggcaggagcagaggcaggagaggtgggaagtGGGGAGGCAGCTCAGGTGGGTTGGCAatggaaggcagcaggaagaaGAAGGGTGAAGACCTTGGCTCCAGGACTAAGAGAGTGCAGCGGCAGGTAGGAGGGACGGTGTGTGGTACAGGTGTGACAGGAACAACAGCCAGGGTCAGGAGGGAGCGGCACCTGAGCGGGGGGAGCAAGCAGAACACAGACAAAAGGAGACATTAAAGGAAAGCAATGGCTTAGGCAGCagtccctgctcctcagcagctccaggctcagCTGGGTTTGGCCACAGGGGTCTGCTCAAAGGTCTGCACCCAGCAGGGTATGTCAGCCCATCCCACCCATCTCCACCTCTGCTGGACCTCAGCCTGCCAAGGGACAGcctcacagcacagcaggacacccagcagaaccagggacactgctaCACCAGCACTGCCTGAAGCTACAGGCACCACCACATCCACATCTCGGCTCCCCCCCACCACCAAGAGGGAGGTTCCAAGAGAaaccccagctcagcccaggcagctgcccCCTAGCCCCCACACGTACTGCAGATTTCCTCATGCCTGCTCGGGGTTTAGGCACCGGTTTGGAAGATTTTGTTTCAATTGtatctcctgctgcagcacccaaAGGCTTTGCTCTCTGGGCTTGAAGGGCCAGCTGGTAGGCAACCTCAAATGCCTGCCCCAAGGTGAGGATGATCTCATATGTCAGGTTCTTTGgagagaaaacacacaaaaataaaatagtccACAAAGCTGTTAGAAGCAAACAAGCAACCCCCTCCCCTGCACAGAGCCCATGTGCTCAGCACCTTGCTCTGGAGATGCAGACCCCATGAGCAGGTCACATCCTGCTGTACCCCTGGCaaagctgctgagctcctgccccATGGGGGGAGCTGGCACTGAGCTGCCCCCCAAAACTGGGACAGCCCCAGGTTTTAGGACCACCTGCCAGGCAGCTACAGCCTCACAACCATCAGGGTTTAGCAGCTGTTtgcatcagaaaaagaaaaagcccaaacGTCTTCTCCAGCTGATTCTGCCCAAGAATAAAAGCAAGTTATGCTTCCACACCCTCAGTGAATTAAAAGGCTGTTAGATCAGCCTGTTACACTCAACATAATTGAGAATGTGTGAGGGTTTTGTTCCCAGCCTATTCCCCAGAAGGGAGAAGCTCCTGCCCTGCTTCATTCAGCACTGGAGATGCAGTAATGAAGCCAGACAAATATTCTCTTTGTCAACAAAACtccaaaggaaaagcattttgagCCAGGACTCTGAAAAGAATGTCTTGGGGTAGAAACAGGTAAAAGAGCCCTAGAATGAACCAGATCCTGCTCTATGACTGGCCAATAATGCTGAGTGATGGAAACAGTGGCCTGCAGAGGACTGCAGAGTGCttggagctgagctgtgagAACCCACTCACCACATCCACGGTGCTGAAGACATGGCAGTAGTGGTGGCTGGTCTGCAGGTCCTTGGTAATGTAGGCAAAAGTGCAGAGATCCTCAGGgtcctgagcagcacaggagatGTTCCTGATCTCGTGCTCAGCAATGACATTCTGTCAGGGTCAATCACAAGCACCCATCACCCTTCTGGGGGATGCCAAATACACCCAGCGAGTGGTGGTCGTGGCAAAGTGGGtactggggggggaggggggggcaagAAGGGGGATGTCCCAGCCAGAGCAGTCCCAGATCCCTCCCCATGGCAGGAATAACTGGCAAAATGTTCCACAAGCAGCCAGTCTGCCAAGCCTTTGGCATtcaaaccaccaccacctcGGTGCTCCCCTGTAGTCCTGAGCAGCTGAGTCCCCCAGGATCAGTCATGGCTTCTGGAGCCACTGGATAATGACCTACAGACAGGTGGGACAGCAAGTCTTGTCCCTCCACACACCTCCAGACACCCCCTTCCAGGCATTTGGAGCTCACCTTGTTAGAGGCATCAATGAACTTCACCCCCTTGTACGTGATGGACAGTATTATGGTTGGGATTTTCTTCATATGCTCTGTGGATTTCTTCAGGGAGAAGAAGAATCAAGTCAGCAGTTGTGATTAAATGCTCCCTCTGTCACCCCCTCCCTAACCCACCCCAGGCCCCTGCCCCACAAAGAAGGGCCTTGGGGGTATTGTACAGGAAGAGGAAATCCTGCTCTTGGTGGAAGCAGAGGGATCTGAAGCCACCCCAGCAGCCTCTCCCCAGTGAGCACACCCCTTCTCCCACTGCACACCCCTTCCAGCTGGAGGGAAAAGTCCTGGGGGCAGGGGAGACAGTTCACCAGTGACAGTGGCACAGCCTGTGACAGCTCACCAGTGACAGGAGCAGCCTGCAGAGTATGGGGAAGCAAACTTCACCCGGATTCCCCTCTCCACATCACCCACCCCAGGCCGTGAATGActcccccctgtccccatggccTCTGTACCCTCATCTTGGCACAGGCATCCTGTGTGGACTCTGTCCCTCGGAGGTCTTTGATCAACATGGAGCCCAAGTACTGttgggaagagggagagagatgtCAAAGGCTTGGGGTAGGGCACCCTGCCAGCACCAAGAGATGCCAAGGCCACCAGGCATGGCTGGAGAGGGACAGGTCACCCAGGGAAGGTGAGGAAGGGTGACAACTCTACCCCCAACACCCTgaccccagctcctcctcatcctcacctCCCTCACAAGCCAAAAGCCACTTACATTGGCCTCATACCCACAGGACTCAAAGATGAGCTTCTCTGGCTGGTGCTGCCAGTTTTGGACTGGGGCATAgggggcagccaggctggggggaCGCAGGGTCAGCTTGGACTCCCGACGGTCCTCCTGGAAGAgaagaatcccagaatcatttgggttggaaaggacctctgagatcatcaaatccaacccttgatccactcccctcgtggttcccagcccatggcactcagtgccacattcaggctcttcttaaaaacctccagggacggagaatccaccccctccctgggcagcccattccagtgcctgcaACATGGATGTGATGGCACAGCAGGGCCAACCTGGACTGGAACAGATCCCAGGATGGCTCTTTGGGTTCGTGCAATTGAGGTTTGCAAAACcctggaggggctgggaggaggcagcaagCTGCTAGAGAAGGTGCCAGTGCTCATGGGAGTGTGAATCACACATTTAAAGTGAGACTGAGGCAAAACCAAGCTGCAGGCTCTAATGCTTGAGGGAAGCTGTACCTGACCAGCTCCCTGACTCTCCATGCTCCACCTTAGTGTCTTGCtgggtccagagaagaggagCTTGGACTGAGCTGTGCAGAAGGGCCCCCAGGACATCCAGAATCCCCACTGACCTGTGCTTTGTAGCTCCCAACTCTGGAGTAGGGAGCAACCTCGGTGCCACGGTCGTGTTGCCTCTTCCCGGTGTCTCCAGAGGGCAGCAGGAGATCAGCAGATCTGCCCGTGCAGGAGTCATTCTGGCTCAGGAGTGATGATGTCTGGGACATCAAATCCTGGCACTGAAACAAAGAGACACCAAGAACCACCCGGGTCAGCTCGTGCTGCACCCATGCCCACCCCTTGCTCCTCTTCACGGGGCCCAACACAAAACTGAGTGGGGTTGAAGAGGCAACTCCTGCCTTGCAGGCTCCTTCCTGCCCCGGTGTCATCAATcccacagatttattttcatagtCATGGAATTCactgtgttggaaaggaccttcaaagGTCATACAGCCCAcacc belongs to Calypte anna isolate BGI_N300 chromosome 26, bCalAnn1_v1.p, whole genome shotgun sequence and includes:
- the ANKS1A gene encoding ankyrin repeat and SAM domain-containing protein 1A isoform X7 gives rise to the protein MEDQDLRDIGISDPQHRRKLLQAARSLPKLKPLGCDGNTQPSVPAWLDSLGLQDYIQSFLSSGYSSIDTVKNLWELEIVNVLKVNLLGHRKRIIASLADRPYEEPPAKPPRFSQLRCQDLMSQTSSLLSQNDSCTGRSADLLLPSGDTGKRQHDRGTEVAPYSRVGSYKAQEDRRESKLTLRPPSLAAPYAPVQNWQHQPEKLIFESCGYEANYLGSMLIKDLRGTESTQDACAKMRKSTEHMKKIPTIILSITYKGVKFIDASNKNVIAEHEIRNISCAAQDPEDLCTFAYITKDLQTSHHYCHVFSTVDVNLTYEIILTLGQAFEVAYQLALQAQRAKPLGAAAGDTIETKSSKPVPKPRAGMRKSALEPPELDQDSQSHASVSWVVDPKQDSKRTLSTKYETTIF
- the ANKS1A gene encoding ankyrin repeat and SAM domain-containing protein 1A isoform X6, which codes for MQSCLCQGCNVMEDQDLRDIGISDPQHRRKLLQAARSLPKLKPLGCDGNTQPSVPAWLDSLGLQDYIQSFLSSGYSSIDTVKNLWELEIVNVLKVNLLGHRKRIIASLADRPYEEPPAKPPRFSQLRCQDLMSQTSSLLSQNDSCTGRSADLLLPSGDTGKRQHDRGTEVAPYSRVGSYKAQEDRRESKLTLRPPSLAAPYAPVQNWQHQPEKLIFESCGYEANYLGSMLIKDLRGTESTQDACAKMRKSTEHMKKIPTIILSITYKGVKFIDASNKNVIAEHEIRNISCAAQDPEDLCTFAYITKDLQTSHHYCHVFSTVDVNLTYEIILTLGQAFEVAYQLALQAQRAKPLGAAAGDTIETKSSKPVPKPRAGMRKSALEPPELDQDSQSHASVSWVVDPKQDSKRTLSTNSLFNQCNNFRR